The sequence CGTTCTGGCATGGGGTTTACGATTATGGAAAATTTCATGGATGAAGTAAATATTTATTCGAAAGTTAACGAAGGAACAACGGTGGAGCTGATTAAGCATTTAACGAAAAGCAAAGCGCTATGTAATTAAGGGAGACGTGCCTATGGATGTCGAGGTACAAGCTGTCAAAGACCATGAGATCAAAGAATTGATTCGGAGGAGCCAGCAAGGTGACCAGCAAGCACGCGATGAGATTATTGAAAAAAATATGAGGCTTGTTTGGTCGGTTGTGCAGCGGTTTTTAAACCGCGGATACGAGCCTGAAGATTTGTTTCAAATCGGTTGCATCGGTTTAATGAAATCGGTCGATAAATTTGATTTATCTTACGATGTCAAATTTTCAACGTATGCGGTACCGATGATTCTTGGGGAAATTCAACGATTCATTCGCGATGATGGGTCCGTCAAAGTGAGCCGTTCATTAAAAGAAATTGGCAATAAAATTAGAAAAGCAAAAGACGAATTGTCGAAACAAAACGGTCGCGTCCCAACGGTGAATGAAATTGCACAGTTTTTGCAAATTTCACCCGAGGATGTTGTGCTAGCTCAAGAAGCTGTCCGTTCACCGACGTCCATTCATGAAACGGTGTACGAAAACGACGGTGATCCGATTACGTTGCTTGATCAAATTGCGGACGAGCAAGACGTTTGGTTTGACAAAATCGCATTAAAAAAGGCAATGGAAGAGCTAGATGAACGAGAGCGACTCATCGTCTACTTGCGCTATTATAAAGACCAAACCCAATCAGAAGTGGCAGCTAGATTAGGCATCTCTCAAGTACAAGTGTCTCGTTTAGAGAAGAAAATATTGCAACAAATGAAAGCCCGAATGGATGAATAAGTCCGTTCGGGCTTTTATGCATATACATAGCGATCATATCTCATACTACTAGTACAACGATGGAAGCAAGGTGTCAGTATGAAAGAAACGATTTTTTTGAAAATGCGTCATCGTATTCAAGTGAAGCCGAATGCAACGATTCGGGTAGGGGATGTGGCACAAGTTGTCGCAACAAAACGAATCGATGATATTGTACAAACTCCTATTTATACGGTGCAGAAAAAAGATCGCAACATTGTCATTATCGATGTGATGCATGTGATGAAAGCGTTAATGAACGTTGTTCCTCAAGACGATATTCAATCACTTGGACCGTCGCAAACGATCGTTGAAGTCGTTTATGAGGAAAAGCGATGGGGGTATTTGTACGTCCCAATCGTATGGCTTCTTCTATTCATTGGCTCCGGTCTTGCGATTATGAACTTTCATGAAGATGTAAGCATGCAGCAAGTACAACAACGGCTGTATCGGGTAATTACAGGGAAAGAAGTAGAAAAACCGTTATGGTTTCAAATTCCGTATTCACTCGGGCTTGGACTTGGTATGATTTTATTTTTTAATCACTTTTTTAAAAAGCGAATTAACGAAGAACCGAGCCCACTTGAAGTTGAGATGTTTCAATACCAACAATCGCTCGATCAATATGTCATTATGCATGAAAATAAAGAGGTGATGAGGCGAATGGATGATGATTCGTGAGTTTGTTGTAGCTTTTGTTGGATTGGCAGGAGGGCTAGCTGTCGGTTCTGGTTTTGTTGCGTTTTTAACTGTTCTCGGTGTTATTCCACGCTTGACCCAACTCACAAAAACGATGAAATGGATTGCGACGTATGAACGGGGTGTTGTACTTGGTGCGGTTGTAAGTAGCTGGATTAGCTTGCGCGATCCGTTGCTTTCTTTTCCGCCAATTGTGACAAGTGTCATTGGTTTATTGAGCGGTGTGTTCGTCGGTATGCTTGCTGCGGCATTAACGGAAGTGTTAAATGTGTTTCCGATTTTAGCAAAACGGCTTGGTATCGACGAACAAATTGTCATGTTACTCATGGCAATGGTATTTGGTAAAGTGGCGGGCTCTCTTTTCCATTGGATATATTTCGTTGATCGCTAGGAGGAGGCGTATGTTGAAAGCTTTTTTAGTCGGTGGATTCATTGCGGTCGTTGCCCAAGCGCTTCGCGATATGTACATCATATTGTTTCATATGGGTGAAGCGGAAGCCGTTCGCTGGATGAACGGGACGTTGATGGTATGTGCTGCGATATTTACGCCAATCCGATTTTATCGCCGATTGACACAATTTGCAGGGGCGGGAATGATTGTACCGATGATGAGTCTAGCAAACATATGGAGTGCTAGCGCTCTTGAGTATCGCAATGAGGGAATAGCAGAACATATGCTTTCTGTTGGCGGGAGTATCATTGTCACATTAGTTGTTGCATCATACGTTGCAGCGTTGTTTTTATAAGGGGGGGTTCGATGAAAAAAATCGGAGAGCAAACGATTGTATTTGAGAAAAACATTTATATCGAATCGAGCGGTACCGTCGTTGGACCGAAAGAGCGTGAAGGTCCGCTCGGTTCATCATTTGATCGTGCTTACGACGATTTATATTGCGGTGAACAAAGTTGGGAGCTCGCGGAACGGCGACTTATGAAAGAAGCGATTATGATTTGTTTAACGAAAGGAAAAGTACAAACGCACGATGTCGATTTATTTATCGCGGGGGATTTACTGAATCAAACGGTTACTGCGAACTATGTTGCAAGTGAATTACATATTCCATTTTTAGGTGTATTTAGCGCTTGTTCAACGATGACGGAAGCCATGCTTGTGGCTAGTACGTTCATTGATGGTGCATTTGCCCATCGTGTGCTAGTTGCAACAAGCAGTCACTATGGTGCAGCGGAACGTCAATTTCGTTTCCCGACGACAATTGGCGTTCAAAAGGGGGAAAGCGCATCGTGGACTGTAACAGGAGGAGCAGCAGCGCTATTAAGTACGACACGTTCGCCATTTCGGATTCGCACGGCAACGATCGGACGCGTGATCGATAGCGGTGTGACGGATCCGCTCGATATGGGACGAGCGATGGCACCAGCAGCATTTGCAACGATTAGGCAACACTTGATAGACTGTGGGCTTTCGATCGAAGCGTATGATGTGATTATCACAGGGGATTTAGGAAAAGTTGGGAGTAGTGAATTAAAGTCGTTATGCTATGATGCAGGTATGAACTTAAGTGAGAGATACGATGACTGTGGTGTGCTTATTTACGATACGGAACAACAAGCATTTGCAGGTGGAAGCGGATGTGCATGTTGTGCTGTTGTAACGTACAGTTATTTTCTTGAGAAAATGAGAGAGAGAAAAATAAAGACGATGCTCGTTGTTGCGACGGGAGCATTATTTAATAGTACGATGATGAAGCAAAATCAAACGATTCCGGCGATCGCTCATGCGATTGCGATTGAAGTGGTGACGTGAAAATGGAGTACGTATACGCATTTATCATTGGCGGTATGTTATCGCTTATCGGGCAATTATTGCTTATAAAATGGTCACTCACTCGCCTAGTGACAATATTTTTGCTTATTGGCGTGGCGCTCGAAGCGACAAGTTTATACGACCCTATGCAATCACTGGCGCATGCGGGGGTCGAGATGACGCTTGTTCACGTTGGTGCTTCTTGTATACAAGCGGTGAAAACAGGGGACTTTACAAATATCGTTTTTTTTCTTTCTTTTCCGATCGCTATAGCTTGGGTGACCGCTGTTGTTTGTAAGCCGAGGGGACGGATGAAATGAAAAAAAGGAAAGTTATTTTAGTGACAGACGGAGATCAACATGTGCAACGTGCCCTTGAATGGTTAGCGAAAAAACTTGGTGCTCGTTGCATTAGCCAATCACAAGGCAACCCATCGCGGTTGACAGGAAAACAGCTTGTTGAACTTATTTTGCAGACGCCGTATGACCCTGTTTTTGTTATGTTTGATGATAGTGGCATTATCGGTGAAGGGGCGGGAGAACAAGCGCTTCGCTATGTTGCAACACATGAACAAATTGATGTGCTCGGAGCGATAGCGGTGGCGTCTGATACGAACAATCAAGAGTGGACGAAAGTAAATATTTGCATTGATTATGATGGGAACTTCACAACATACGGTGTCGATAAAGAAGGAATTGCTGAGTGGGAATTCGGTCGAGTGAATGGTGATACCGTCTATTGTTTAGATGATTTGCCGATTCCTATCATCGTTGGAATCGGTGACATCGGAAAAATGAGGCGTCGTGACGATATTCGCAACGGTTGTCCGATTACGCGAAAAGCCATTGAATATATTCTTGAAAGGAGTAAACGTGATGAAACCAGAAAGTTACACACCGATTTCCCCGAAGTTGAATGAAAACGAGCAATTTTTCAAAGATGCGATCGGGGTTGGCACGAGCTTCGATTTAGGTGTCCGTAAACTAAACATTTTAAAAACAGATGTTCATTTATATTATTGTAATGGTCTTTGTGATACAAAATATATTATCGAGTTACTTGAAATGCTTGTTCAAGTGAACGATCGCGAGAGACAATCAGTAAAGTTGCCTGAAATTATTGAAAACCGTCTCGTCCATCAACAGGTGAATCCAGTAAAAAGTTTAGATGAAGCGGTCGACTTTTTGTTGACGGGTTTAATTTTATTGTTTATTGATGGAGAGACGAAAGCGTTTGCTGTTGATGTCCGCAGTTATCCAGGACGTTCGCCTGAGGAACCAGATACAGAAAAAGTGGTGCGCGGGGCACGTGACGGATATGTTGAAAATATTATCATCAATACAGCACTCACTCGCCGACGCATTCGTGATGAACGGCTTCGCTTTGAGATGATGCAAGTGGGTGAGCGTTCAAAAACGGACATTTGTATCGCCTATATTCAGGATGTCGCCAATCCGGGGCTTGTTGAACTCATTAAGAAGGAATTAAACGAAATTAAAATTGATGGGTTAACGATGGCAGATAAAACAATTGAAGAATTTTTAGTGAAACAAGGATACAACCCGTATCCGCTCGTTCGTTATACAGAAAGACCTGACGTCGCAGCGACTCATTTGTTAGAAGGGCATGTGATTATTATGGTTGATACGTCGCCAAGCGTTATCATTACACCAACGACGTATTTCCATCACGTTCAACATGCGGAAGAATATCGGCAATCGCCAGCTGTAGGAACGTTTGTACGATGGGTGCGGTTTTTAGGCATCTTTGCTTCACTTTTCTTACTCCCGCTTTGGTTTGTATTTGTCCTTGACCCTTCGTTATTGCCAGAAAAATTATCATATATCGGTCCGAATGAAAAAACAAATATCCCGATTTTTGTGCAACTTCTCATTGCTGATATTGGTATTGAGTTTTTGCGTATGGCTGCAATCCATACGCCAACACCGCTATCGACAGCGATGGGCTTAATTGCGGCGGCGTTAATTGGACAAATCGCTATTGACGTCGGGCTGTTTGTGCCGGAAGTGATTTTATATGTGTCTGTTGCTGCGATTGGTTCTTTTGCGACACCGAGCTATGAACTAAGCATTGCAAATAAAATTTTCCGTCTTTTATTTTTAGTGGTCATTGCGTTGTTTGGCGTCCCAGGATTTATGATTGGCGTTACGGTGTTTTTACTTTTCCTTGCGAACATTCGCTCGTTGAATACTCCATATTTATGGCCGTTTATTCCCTTTGATCCCGGAGCCTTTATGCAAATTATTGTGCGTCGATCTGTAGCTGGTTCTTCAATTCGCCCAAGCATCGTACATCCGCAAAATAAACAAAAACAATCGACATAAAAAGGTTGAAACGTACCAAAATTTATGGTACGTTTTCTTTAATTATTTCGGAGTCATCAGGAGGATGTATAATTATGCACGGAACGATGGGAATAAACGAACGGGGTCATTTAGAAATTGGCGGCG comes from Anoxybacillus flavithermus and encodes:
- a CDS encoding SpoVA/SpoVAEb family sporulation membrane protein, whose translation is MLKAFLVGGFIAVVAQALRDMYIILFHMGEAEAVRWMNGTLMVCAAIFTPIRFYRRLTQFAGAGMIVPMMSLANIWSASALEYRNEGIAEHMLSVGGSIIVTLVVASYVAALFL
- a CDS encoding SpoVA/SpoVAEb family sporulation membrane protein produces the protein MEYVYAFIIGGMLSLIGQLLLIKWSLTRLVTIFLLIGVALEATSLYDPMQSLAHAGVEMTLVHVGASCIQAVKTGDFTNIVFFLSFPIAIAWVTAVVCKPRGRMK
- the spoVAD gene encoding stage V sporulation protein AD, with amino-acid sequence MKKIGEQTIVFEKNIYIESSGTVVGPKEREGPLGSSFDRAYDDLYCGEQSWELAERRLMKEAIMICLTKGKVQTHDVDLFIAGDLLNQTVTANYVASELHIPFLGVFSACSTMTEAMLVASTFIDGAFAHRVLVATSSHYGAAERQFRFPTTIGVQKGESASWTVTGGAAALLSTTRSPFRIRTATIGRVIDSGVTDPLDMGRAMAPAAFATIRQHLIDCGLSIEAYDVIITGDLGKVGSSELKSLCYDAGMNLSERYDDCGVLIYDTEQQAFAGGSGCACCAVVTYSYFLEKMRERKIKTMLVVATGALFNSTMMKQNQTIPAIAHAIAIEVVT
- a CDS encoding stage V sporulation protein AB, whose amino-acid sequence is MIREFVVAFVGLAGGLAVGSGFVAFLTVLGVIPRLTQLTKTMKWIATYERGVVLGAVVSSWISLRDPLLSFPPIVTSVIGLLSGVFVGMLAAALTEVLNVFPILAKRLGIDEQIVMLLMAMVFGKVAGSLFHWIYFVDR
- a CDS encoding stage V sporulation protein AE → MKKRKVILVTDGDQHVQRALEWLAKKLGARCISQSQGNPSRLTGKQLVELILQTPYDPVFVMFDDSGIIGEGAGEQALRYVATHEQIDVLGAIAVASDTNNQEWTKVNICIDYDGNFTTYGVDKEGIAEWEFGRVNGDTVYCLDDLPIPIIVGIGDIGKMRRRDDIRNGCPITRKAIEYILERSKRDETRKLHTDFPEVE
- a CDS encoding stage V sporulation protein AA, with the protein product MKETIFLKMRHRIQVKPNATIRVGDVAQVVATKRIDDIVQTPIYTVQKKDRNIVIIDVMHVMKALMNVVPQDDIQSLGPSQTIVEVVYEEKRWGYLYVPIVWLLLFIGSGLAIMNFHEDVSMQQVQQRLYRVITGKEVEKPLWFQIPYSLGLGLGMILFFNHFFKKRINEEPSPLEVEMFQYQQSLDQYVIMHENKEVMRRMDDDS
- a CDS encoding spore germination protein, with translation MKPESYTPISPKLNENEQFFKDAIGVGTSFDLGVRKLNILKTDVHLYYCNGLCDTKYIIELLEMLVQVNDRERQSVKLPEIIENRLVHQQVNPVKSLDEAVDFLLTGLILLFIDGETKAFAVDVRSYPGRSPEEPDTEKVVRGARDGYVENIIINTALTRRRIRDERLRFEMMQVGERSKTDICIAYIQDVANPGLVELIKKELNEIKIDGLTMADKTIEEFLVKQGYNPYPLVRYTERPDVAATHLLEGHVIIMVDTSPSVIITPTTYFHHVQHAEEYRQSPAVGTFVRWVRFLGIFASLFLLPLWFVFVLDPSLLPEKLSYIGPNEKTNIPIFVQLLIADIGIEFLRMAAIHTPTPLSTAMGLIAAALIGQIAIDVGLFVPEVILYVSVAAIGSFATPSYELSIANKIFRLLFLVVIALFGVPGFMIGVTVFLLFLANIRSLNTPYLWPFIPFDPGAFMQIIVRRSVAGSSIRPSIVHPQNKQKQST
- the sigF gene encoding RNA polymerase sporulation sigma factor SigF; protein product: MDVEVQAVKDHEIKELIRRSQQGDQQARDEIIEKNMRLVWSVVQRFLNRGYEPEDLFQIGCIGLMKSVDKFDLSYDVKFSTYAVPMILGEIQRFIRDDGSVKVSRSLKEIGNKIRKAKDELSKQNGRVPTVNEIAQFLQISPEDVVLAQEAVRSPTSIHETVYENDGDPITLLDQIADEQDVWFDKIALKKAMEELDERERLIVYLRYYKDQTQSEVAARLGISQVQVSRLEKKILQQMKARMDE